The proteins below come from a single Mycobacterium parmense genomic window:
- a CDS encoding acyl-CoA dehydrogenase family protein translates to MDFGLTDEQDQLAAAERAWLTKNDPIARVRATLDSAAVTVDPAAVAHAAESGLLELLTPEMGGTHVDLAILTEEHGYAASSLPVADLNITAWLLDHVDSPAGDGELTGLTFGPDALLDGDTLRLSGVTRPVPMAADMESIAVAGHVDDGDYLAVLNAPTLSGMSTLDLSRSWARLDLDATIADWTQLPAGTLALLRDALAVHRAFDALGAAARLLDMTVSYAKQREQFGAPIGSFQAVKHHCADMAVAVEAGRATLWAAALALDTASAATRSRAASAAAAYTKSAAAKVAGTALQVHGGIGFTWEHDLHLFLRRIKVDEAFNGSVAEHRAALLTA, encoded by the coding sequence ATGGACTTCGGCTTGACGGACGAACAGGATCAACTCGCCGCGGCGGAGCGGGCCTGGCTCACCAAAAACGACCCCATCGCCAGGGTCCGCGCGACGCTGGACTCGGCTGCGGTCACCGTCGATCCTGCGGCGGTCGCGCACGCGGCGGAATCGGGTCTTCTGGAGCTGCTCACTCCCGAAATGGGCGGCACCCATGTGGATCTCGCCATCCTCACCGAGGAGCACGGATACGCGGCCAGCTCGCTCCCGGTCGCGGATCTCAACATCACGGCCTGGCTGCTCGACCACGTCGACTCGCCCGCCGGAGATGGCGAACTGACCGGATTGACGTTCGGTCCCGACGCCCTTCTCGATGGCGATACGCTGCGGCTGAGCGGTGTCACCCGTCCGGTGCCGATGGCCGCCGATATGGAATCCATCGCGGTGGCAGGCCACGTGGACGACGGCGATTACCTGGCGGTCCTGAATGCCCCGACGCTGTCGGGCATGTCCACGCTCGACCTGAGCCGTTCGTGGGCACGACTGGACCTCGACGCGACGATCGCCGACTGGACGCAGCTGCCTGCCGGCACGCTGGCCCTGCTGCGCGACGCTTTGGCGGTGCACCGGGCGTTCGACGCATTGGGCGCGGCGGCCCGACTGCTCGACATGACGGTGTCTTACGCCAAGCAGCGGGAGCAGTTCGGCGCGCCGATCGGGTCGTTCCAGGCAGTCAAGCATCACTGCGCCGACATGGCCGTCGCGGTGGAGGCCGGCCGGGCCACGCTGTGGGCCGCGGCGCTCGCACTGGACACCGCGTCGGCCGCTACCCGGTCCCGGGCCGCGTCCGCGGCGGCGGCGTACACGAAGTCCGCCGCCGCCAAGGTGGCCGGAACGGCGCTGCAGGTGCACGGCGGCATCGGATTCACCTGGGAACACGATCTGCATCTGTTCCTGCGCCGGATCAAGGTCGACGAAGCCTTCAACGGGAGCGTCGCCGAACACCGCGCGGCGCTGCTCACTGCTTGA
- a CDS encoding class I adenylate-forming enzyme family protein gives MTSIDDALGRLWDADDDDRMLECDGRWASWGSVRALTELIDRELTAAGCQTGGRVAVVLSNRMESVAALIAIFRGGRTLVTISPLQPPDRLSDDLAASTAPFVLAPATLWSDEAFNRAVAALGATGWRLDDGELHLQVRGITEAVGGDPAIAIEMLTSGTTGAPKRIPLTRAQLDASLAAALRHNDRPDVRTKPPLTGTVGLVTLPIVHIGGLWSLLQSLVAARPIAMLDRFTVPGWHAVVKQYRPAVAGLPPAAMRSVLDSDIPREDLASIRAINAGTSHVDPELVDAFYQRYQIPILVVYGATEFSGAVAGWTVKDFHTRWTDKRGSVGRAFPGVRLQVVDDDGAALGPGVTGRLQVATPQAGGAGDWITTSDLGHLDEDGFLYIDGRADDVIVRGGFKVSPETVVRALRAHPAVADAAVAPMPDQRLGQIPVAAVELRPGAVTDGEALREHCRATLTPYEVPARVFVVDALPRGAALKVDRRRLIALLEDLGVPIGQPAAAG, from the coding sequence ATGACGAGCATTGACGATGCGCTGGGACGGCTCTGGGACGCCGACGACGACGACCGCATGTTGGAGTGCGACGGACGCTGGGCGTCTTGGGGTTCCGTTCGGGCACTCACCGAGCTGATCGACCGGGAACTGACCGCCGCCGGGTGTCAGACCGGCGGCCGAGTCGCCGTCGTGCTATCCAATCGAATGGAGTCTGTCGCGGCGCTCATCGCGATCTTTCGGGGCGGACGGACCTTGGTGACCATCAGCCCGCTGCAGCCACCGGACCGATTGAGCGACGACCTTGCGGCGTCCACCGCTCCCTTCGTCCTTGCGCCTGCCACGTTGTGGTCCGACGAGGCCTTCAACCGCGCCGTCGCCGCTCTCGGGGCGACCGGCTGGCGGCTCGACGACGGCGAACTCCATCTGCAGGTACGGGGCATCACGGAAGCGGTCGGTGGCGATCCCGCGATAGCCATCGAGATGCTCACGTCGGGCACGACGGGTGCCCCGAAGCGCATCCCGCTGACCCGCGCGCAGCTCGATGCCTCCCTGGCTGCGGCGTTGCGGCACAACGACCGCCCAGACGTCCGAACCAAGCCGCCGCTAACCGGGACGGTCGGCCTGGTGACATTGCCGATCGTGCACATCGGCGGCCTGTGGTCGTTGTTGCAGTCACTGGTCGCGGCGCGTCCGATCGCGATGCTGGACCGCTTCACCGTGCCGGGCTGGCACGCCGTGGTGAAGCAGTATCGGCCAGCGGTGGCAGGACTGCCCCCGGCGGCCATGCGATCGGTGCTCGATTCCGACATTCCGCGCGAGGATCTGGCGAGCATCCGCGCCATCAACGCGGGCACCAGCCACGTCGATCCCGAGCTGGTCGACGCGTTTTACCAGCGGTACCAGATCCCAATCCTGGTCGTCTACGGGGCGACCGAGTTTTCCGGCGCGGTGGCCGGATGGACGGTCAAGGACTTCCACACGCGATGGACCGACAAAAGGGGCAGCGTCGGACGCGCTTTTCCGGGCGTGCGGCTGCAGGTCGTCGACGACGACGGTGCCGCCCTCGGCCCGGGGGTCACCGGCAGGTTGCAGGTGGCCACACCCCAGGCCGGCGGTGCCGGAGACTGGATCACGACCAGTGACCTAGGGCACCTCGATGAAGATGGTTTCCTCTACATCGACGGTCGCGCGGACGACGTGATCGTGCGCGGCGGTTTCAAGGTGTCCCCGGAGACGGTCGTCCGCGCATTGCGTGCGCACCCAGCGGTGGCAGATGCCGCCGTCGCGCCCATGCCGGATCAGCGGTTGGGCCAGATTCCGGTTGCCGCAGTTGAATTGCGCCCAGGCGCGGTCACCGATGGCGAGGCGCTCCGGGAACACTGCCGGGCCACGCTGACGCCCTATGAGGTGCCGGCCCGCGTTTTCGTCGTCGATGCGCTTCCACGCGGGGCGGCGCTCAAGGTCGATCGTCGGCGTCTAATCGCACTGCTCGAGGACCTTGGCGTGCCGATCGGTCAGCCGGCCGCCGCAGGCTGA
- a CDS encoding crotonase/enoyl-CoA hydratase family protein yields the protein MAEILTEVTRQAAVVERRGNVALITIDRPEARNAVNGAVSTAVGDALEEAQCDPEVWAVVITGAGEKSFCAGADLKAISRGENLYHAEHPEWGFAGYVHHFIDKPTIAAVNGTALGGGSELALASDLVIACESASFGLPEVKRGLIAGAGGVFRIVEQLPRKVALELVLTGEPMSATDALRWGLINEVVPDGAVVQAALALAERITCNAPLSVQASKRVAYGADDGIIAAEEPKWERTTREFTALLQSHDAKEGPLAFAEKRQPVWKAR from the coding sequence ATGGCTGAAATCCTGACAGAGGTGACCCGCCAAGCCGCCGTCGTCGAACGGCGGGGCAACGTTGCGCTCATCACCATCGACCGGCCCGAAGCGCGCAACGCCGTCAACGGGGCGGTAAGCACGGCCGTCGGTGACGCGCTCGAGGAGGCGCAGTGCGATCCCGAGGTGTGGGCCGTCGTCATCACCGGCGCCGGCGAGAAGTCATTCTGCGCCGGAGCCGATCTCAAAGCCATCTCGCGCGGCGAGAACCTCTACCACGCCGAGCACCCCGAATGGGGCTTCGCCGGCTACGTGCACCACTTCATCGACAAACCCACGATCGCCGCGGTGAACGGCACCGCACTCGGCGGCGGCTCCGAGCTAGCCCTGGCCAGCGATCTGGTGATCGCCTGCGAGAGCGCGAGTTTCGGCCTGCCCGAGGTGAAGCGCGGCCTGATCGCCGGGGCGGGCGGAGTGTTCCGGATCGTCGAACAGCTACCGCGCAAGGTCGCGTTGGAATTGGTGTTGACAGGTGAGCCGATGTCGGCGACCGACGCTCTGCGATGGGGCCTGATCAACGAGGTCGTGCCGGACGGCGCCGTCGTGCAAGCCGCCCTGGCACTCGCCGAGCGGATCACGTGCAACGCGCCGTTGTCGGTGCAAGCCAGCAAGCGGGTCGCCTACGGTGCCGACGACGGGATCATCGCCGCGGAGGAACCCAAGTGGGAGCGCACGACTCGAGAGTTCACGGCACTCCTGCAATCCCACGACGCCAAAGAAGGTCCGTTAGCCTTCGCCGAGAAGCGTCAACCCGTCTGGAAGGCACGCTGA
- a CDS encoding mycofactocin-coupled SDR family oxidoreductase: MGRVQNKVVLVTGGARGQGRSHAVKLAEEGADVILFDICRDIETNEYALATSRDLEEAGLEVEKTGRKVYTAEVDVRDRAAISRELANAVAEFGKLDVVVANAGICPLGAHLPVQAFADAFDVDFVGVVNTVHAALPYLTSGASIITTGSVAGLIAAAQPPGAGGPQGPGGAGYSYAKQLVDSYTLQLAAQLAPQSIRANVIHPTNVNTDMLNSVPMYRQFRPDLEAPSRDDALLAFPAMQAMPTPYVEASDISNAVCFLASDESRYVTGLQFKVDAGAMLKF, translated from the coding sequence ATGGGTCGTGTACAGAACAAAGTCGTTCTGGTCACCGGAGGCGCCCGCGGACAGGGCCGCAGCCACGCCGTCAAGCTGGCCGAGGAGGGTGCTGACGTCATCCTCTTCGATATCTGTCGCGACATCGAGACCAACGAGTACGCGCTGGCGACGTCGCGTGATCTCGAAGAAGCCGGTCTGGAGGTGGAGAAGACCGGCCGTAAGGTCTACACCGCCGAGGTCGACGTGCGGGACCGGGCGGCGATAAGCCGCGAACTCGCCAACGCGGTCGCCGAATTCGGCAAACTCGACGTCGTGGTCGCCAATGCCGGCATCTGCCCGCTGGGCGCTCATCTGCCGGTTCAGGCCTTCGCGGATGCCTTCGACGTCGACTTCGTCGGCGTCGTCAACACCGTCCATGCCGCGCTGCCGTACCTGACGTCCGGTGCGTCGATAATCACGACCGGTTCGGTCGCCGGCCTCATCGCGGCCGCCCAGCCGCCCGGCGCCGGCGGTCCCCAAGGCCCCGGCGGGGCGGGCTACAGCTACGCCAAACAGTTGGTGGATTCCTACACCTTGCAGCTCGCCGCACAACTGGCCCCTCAATCCATCCGCGCCAACGTCATTCATCCGACCAACGTGAACACCGACATGCTCAACAGTGTGCCGATGTACCGGCAGTTCCGACCAGACCTCGAGGCACCGAGCCGCGACGACGCCCTGCTGGCCTTCCCCGCCATGCAGGCGATGCCCACCCCCTACGTCGAAGCCTCGGATATATCGAACGCGGTCTGTTTCCTGGCCTCGGACGAATCCCGGTATGTCACGGGCCTGCAGTTCAAGGTCGACGCCGGCGCCATGTTGAAGTTCTAG
- a CDS encoding FAS1-like dehydratase domain-containing protein — protein sequence MTTTEKHSADAAAEEGRITDEDIERAKAQIGIPVHQRDQAWNKLPSADAITHFAFGCGDDNPLFHDPAYGPSTRWHGQIAPPTFPIATGLDQTPKFTDPERKKLFRGLFRGTGKYYSGVKWTWYRPIYAGRPVLAENYTLDVQVKESEFSGGRSVKETFRYLYVDIDGNPIATRDESYINAERHGSKKSGKLKDIQRKHWTPEEFAQVEEEYEAEQRRGADPQWWEDISVGDELPGIIKGPLTVVDIISMHMGWGWGGYGVGPLKFAHQLRKRMPAFYQPDEYGVPDVVQRLHWDAARAQALGIPAPYDYGQMRAAWVSHLLTNWIGDDGWLAEMDLQLRGFNYHGDVHRCTGTVTSKGEGAEDPVSLDVFATSQRDETTTRGTAKVLLPSKATGAVVLPIPDADLRRRGAQVVSRISGKVGEEMRRLYGE from the coding sequence ATGACCACCACAGAAAAGCACAGCGCCGACGCGGCGGCCGAAGAGGGCCGCATCACCGACGAGGACATCGAACGCGCCAAGGCGCAAATCGGAATTCCTGTCCACCAGCGCGACCAAGCGTGGAACAAACTGCCGTCAGCCGACGCCATCACGCACTTCGCCTTCGGCTGCGGTGACGACAACCCGTTGTTCCACGATCCGGCGTACGGACCGTCGACACGCTGGCACGGACAGATCGCGCCGCCGACCTTCCCGATTGCGACGGGCCTGGATCAGACTCCGAAGTTCACGGATCCGGAGCGAAAGAAGCTGTTCCGCGGTCTGTTTCGCGGGACTGGCAAGTACTACTCAGGGGTGAAGTGGACGTGGTACCGCCCGATCTACGCGGGCAGGCCGGTGTTAGCCGAAAACTACACCCTCGACGTACAGGTGAAGGAGAGCGAATTCTCCGGTGGGCGTTCGGTCAAGGAGACTTTCCGCTACCTCTACGTCGACATCGACGGCAACCCGATCGCGACCCGCGACGAGTCCTACATCAACGCCGAGCGGCACGGCTCGAAGAAGTCCGGCAAGCTCAAAGACATTCAGCGCAAGCACTGGACTCCCGAGGAATTCGCCCAAGTCGAGGAAGAGTACGAGGCAGAACAACGGCGAGGCGCCGATCCGCAGTGGTGGGAGGACATTTCGGTCGGCGACGAACTTCCCGGGATCATCAAGGGGCCGTTGACCGTCGTCGACATCATCTCGATGCACATGGGGTGGGGCTGGGGCGGCTACGGTGTGGGGCCGCTGAAGTTTGCCCACCAACTGCGCAAGCGGATGCCCGCCTTCTACCAGCCCGATGAATATGGCGTCCCCGATGTCGTGCAACGACTGCACTGGGATGCCGCACGCGCTCAGGCACTGGGTATTCCGGCTCCGTACGACTACGGCCAGATGCGCGCAGCATGGGTGAGCCACCTGCTGACGAACTGGATCGGCGACGACGGTTGGCTGGCCGAGATGGATCTGCAACTACGCGGCTTCAACTACCACGGAGACGTGCACCGCTGCACCGGCACGGTCACCTCAAAGGGCGAGGGGGCTGAAGACCCAGTGTCACTGGACGTCTTCGCCACCAGCCAGCGGGACGAAACCACCACGCGAGGCACCGCGAAGGTGTTGCTGCCGTCGAAGGCGACCGGCGCCGTGGTGCTGCCGATCCCGGACGCCGATCTACGAAGGCGGGGAGCGCAGGTCGTTTCCCGGATTTCTGGCAAAGTCGGTGAAGAGATGCGACGACTGTATGGAGAGTGA
- a CDS encoding acyl-CoA dehydrogenase family protein — protein MKRLVLEPEHEAFRETVRQFIERELVPNAERWEVDRIVDRSAFVAAGKYGLIGFNMPEQYGGGGVDDFRFNAVIDEEIARYGGPSPSLSLQNDVVGPYFSSLANDEQKERWLPGIISGELIVAVAMTEPGAGSDLAGIRTSAVRDGDDWIINGAKTFISSGINCDLVVVVCRTDPEAGHKGFTLLVVEAGMEGFSRGRKLEKMGLHYQDTAELAFDNVRVPSANLLGKEGRGFYHLMHNLPSERLSIAISAIAGARETWRQTLQYAKDRKAFGQSIGSFQHNRFLLAEMDTELEIGEQYIDRCLQAVVDGELTAVEAAKAKWWCTETAKKVIDGCVQLHGGYGYMTEYRVARDYMDNRIMTIFGGTTEIMKDIIGRDLGL, from the coding sequence ATGAAAAGACTCGTTCTGGAGCCGGAGCACGAGGCATTCCGCGAGACGGTCCGGCAGTTCATCGAGCGTGAACTCGTGCCAAACGCCGAGCGTTGGGAAGTCGACCGCATCGTCGACCGCTCGGCGTTCGTCGCCGCCGGCAAATACGGGTTGATCGGGTTCAACATGCCCGAGCAGTACGGCGGCGGGGGAGTCGACGACTTCCGGTTCAACGCGGTCATCGACGAGGAGATCGCCCGATACGGAGGGCCGTCGCCGTCGTTGAGCCTGCAAAACGACGTTGTGGGCCCGTACTTCTCGTCGTTGGCCAACGATGAGCAGAAGGAGCGCTGGCTGCCGGGCATCATCAGCGGCGAACTGATCGTTGCCGTCGCGATGACCGAGCCTGGCGCGGGCAGCGACCTGGCCGGGATCCGCACCTCGGCCGTCCGCGACGGTGACGACTGGATCATCAACGGCGCCAAGACATTCATCTCGTCCGGCATCAACTGCGATCTGGTGGTGGTGGTATGCCGCACAGACCCTGAGGCCGGCCACAAGGGCTTCACATTGCTCGTGGTCGAGGCGGGCATGGAGGGCTTCAGCCGCGGCCGCAAGCTCGAAAAGATGGGGTTGCATTACCAGGACACCGCCGAGCTGGCCTTCGACAACGTTCGGGTGCCATCGGCGAACCTGCTGGGTAAAGAGGGACGCGGCTTCTATCACCTGATGCACAACCTTCCGTCGGAACGGTTGTCCATCGCCATCTCGGCCATCGCCGGCGCACGCGAGACCTGGCGGCAGACCTTGCAATACGCCAAGGACCGCAAGGCTTTCGGCCAGTCGATCGGCAGCTTCCAGCACAACCGATTCCTATTGGCCGAGATGGACACTGAGCTCGAGATCGGCGAGCAATACATCGACAGGTGCCTCCAGGCGGTAGTGGACGGGGAACTCACCGCAGTCGAGGCAGCGAAGGCAAAATGGTGGTGCACCGAGACCGCCAAGAAGGTGATCGATGGCTGCGTGCAGTTGCACGGCGGCTATGGCTATATGACGGAATACCGCGTCGCGCGCGACTATATGGACAACCGCATCATGACGATCTTCGGTGGCACCACCGAGATCATGAAGGACATCATCGGACGCGACCTCGGCCTATGA
- a CDS encoding enoyl-CoA hydratase, producing MNGISVEHDGAVLRIRLDRPEKLNAVDTPMLEELSVHIRGAEADESVRGVLLTGAGRAFCSGGDLTGGDTAGAADAANRVVRAITWLPKPVIAGVHGAAVGFGCALALACDLVVAAPASYFQLAFTRVGLMPDGGASALLPLLIGRARTARMAMTAEKIHAATAFEWGMISHITSADDYESVLTDVLLSVSGGPTLAFGWTKRALAAATLGELEAVQAIEADGQLALIDTADFREGARAFRDRRTPDFRGH from the coding sequence ATGAACGGCATCTCGGTCGAGCACGACGGCGCGGTGCTGCGGATCCGGCTGGACCGGCCGGAGAAGCTGAACGCCGTCGACACCCCCATGCTCGAGGAGTTGTCGGTTCACATTCGCGGTGCCGAGGCAGACGAATCAGTCCGCGGGGTGCTGCTCACCGGTGCCGGTCGAGCATTCTGTTCCGGCGGCGACCTGACCGGCGGTGACACTGCGGGCGCCGCTGATGCCGCCAACCGGGTGGTCCGGGCGATCACCTGGCTACCCAAACCGGTGATCGCCGGTGTCCATGGAGCGGCCGTTGGCTTCGGGTGTGCGCTGGCGCTCGCCTGCGATCTGGTGGTGGCCGCGCCAGCGTCGTACTTTCAGTTGGCCTTTACCCGGGTCGGGCTGATGCCGGACGGGGGTGCGTCCGCGCTGCTGCCATTGCTGATTGGTCGAGCGCGCACCGCTCGCATGGCCATGACCGCGGAAAAGATCCACGCTGCAACCGCATTCGAATGGGGGATGATCTCGCACATCACTTCCGCGGACGACTACGAGTCGGTGCTGACCGACGTGCTGTTGTCGGTCTCCGGCGGTCCAACGTTGGCGTTTGGGTGGACCAAACGCGCGCTGGCCGCCGCTACTCTCGGTGAACTCGAAGCGGTTCAGGCCATCGAGGCCGATGGGCAGCTGGCGTTGATCGACACTGCAGACTTCCGGGAAGGCGCGCGCGCCTTCCGGGACCGGCGCACCCCGGATTTTCGCGGGCACTGA
- a CDS encoding alpha/beta fold hydrolase, whose protein sequence is MDIEYTDSGQGPTVLFVHGVYVTGALWNDVVAELGDGFRCIAPTWPLGAHSTPTDGADLGAEAASRRIVHFMEALDLTDATVVANDTGGGLVLAALGDPALDTSRIARLVLTNCDSYEHFPPGSFAQIVKLCRFSSVVGGAILRLLATGPGQAFFLKAVSRHPPSPERQREIFGAFATSGAARHDAVTVTGSLDPALTLRAAPAIEAFDRPVTLAWGTEDRLFPLDHARRLRDAFPHATLIEIPDSSTFVMLDAPGKLAETIRN, encoded by the coding sequence CTGGACATCGAATACACCGACTCGGGGCAAGGACCCACCGTCCTGTTCGTGCACGGTGTCTATGTGACCGGCGCCCTGTGGAACGACGTCGTGGCCGAACTCGGTGATGGGTTTCGCTGCATCGCGCCGACCTGGCCACTGGGCGCGCACAGCACGCCCACCGACGGCGCTGATCTGGGCGCAGAGGCGGCCTCCCGGCGCATCGTCCATTTCATGGAAGCCCTCGATCTGACCGATGCCACCGTGGTGGCCAACGACACCGGTGGCGGACTGGTCCTGGCGGCGCTGGGTGATCCAGCGCTGGACACGTCCCGGATCGCCCGTCTGGTGCTGACCAATTGCGACAGCTACGAACACTTTCCGCCCGGGTCGTTTGCTCAGATCGTGAAGCTGTGCCGGTTCAGCTCGGTGGTGGGTGGCGCAATTTTGCGCCTGTTGGCCACCGGACCGGGGCAGGCCTTCTTCCTCAAGGCCGTGTCCAGGCACCCCCCGTCCCCGGAGCGGCAACGGGAGATCTTCGGAGCCTTCGCCACAAGCGGAGCGGCCCGCCACGACGCGGTTACGGTGACCGGTTCATTGGATCCGGCTCTCACGTTGCGCGCCGCGCCGGCGATCGAGGCGTTCGACAGGCCCGTCACCCTGGCCTGGGGCACCGAGGATCGGCTGTTCCCCCTCGACCACGCCCGCCGACTACGCGATGCGTTCCCGCATGCGACGTTGATCGAGATCCCCGATAGCTCGACCTTCGTCATGCTGGATGCGCCCGGGAAACTCGCTGAGACGATCCGCAACTGA
- a CDS encoding thioesterase family protein, translating into MARGPWGPSLSGNYIGGLLGRAVEQEVDDVDLQPARLTVDLLRPVALQPLQMHSSVVRDGRRLRLVDAVMTQNDVIVARASALFLRRSEHAVDTVWTSPVTMPAVPAEPDVLNDDVPMVFHSFGRDPVAGSPGVGIKEWRHHGQKFAWMRETKFLVDDEPLSPFTRAVMAGDVTSSLTHWGTEGLQFINADYTITLSRLPEGVYIGLASVTHYSHAGVATGVATLFDETGPIGSGMATALSNPGFTPPPSMVVS; encoded by the coding sequence TTGGCGAGAGGGCCATGGGGTCCGTCGCTCAGCGGCAACTACATCGGTGGGTTGTTGGGGCGAGCGGTCGAGCAAGAAGTCGACGATGTCGACCTTCAGCCCGCCCGGCTGACCGTCGACCTGCTCAGGCCGGTGGCCTTGCAACCACTGCAGATGCATTCCTCGGTTGTGCGTGACGGCCGCCGACTTCGACTGGTCGACGCGGTCATGACTCAGAACGACGTGATCGTGGCGCGGGCCAGCGCATTGTTCCTCCGCCGGAGTGAGCATGCCGTGGACACGGTGTGGACGTCACCCGTCACGATGCCCGCAGTGCCCGCGGAGCCCGACGTGCTCAATGACGATGTCCCGATGGTGTTTCACTCGTTCGGCCGGGACCCAGTCGCGGGGAGTCCGGGTGTCGGCATCAAAGAGTGGCGACACCACGGCCAGAAATTCGCGTGGATGCGGGAGACGAAGTTTCTCGTCGATGACGAGCCATTATCACCTTTCACTCGCGCCGTCATGGCCGGAGACGTCACCAGTTCGCTAACCCATTGGGGTACTGAGGGATTGCAGTTCATCAATGCCGACTACACGATCACGCTCAGTCGCCTGCCGGAAGGTGTCTACATCGGATTGGCGTCGGTGACGCACTACAGCCATGCGGGGGTCGCCACTGGGGTGGCCACCCTGTTTGACGAAACCGGGCCGATCGGCAGCGGCATGGCAACGGCATTGTCGAACCCGGGATTCACGCCACCACCGTCAATGGTGGTGAGCTGA
- a CDS encoding alpha/beta fold hydrolase translates to MTLPDLVLVHGGEHAGDCWDLVVADIHRREPGLRTLAVDLPGHGNKPGDLATVTISEWVDSVVADIEEARLGEIVIVGHSMAGVTVPGVVAKLGPSRVREMILATAFVPPQGSAIADTLGGPLAVFARRAARIGRPMKIPTPAARWAFCNGMTPAQRRLAMSKLHAESARVPAEPVDRSGLPADVPRTWILTTRDRALSVASQHASIAALGGVETVIPVDACHEVMFSHPERLAQILIERCRLRG, encoded by the coding sequence ATGACTCTGCCCGACCTGGTGCTCGTCCACGGCGGCGAGCACGCCGGCGACTGCTGGGATCTCGTCGTCGCCGACATACATCGTCGAGAACCGGGATTGCGCACTCTCGCCGTGGACCTGCCCGGGCACGGCAACAAGCCAGGTGACCTCGCGACCGTGACGATCTCCGAGTGGGTGGACTCCGTCGTCGCGGACATCGAGGAAGCGCGTCTGGGTGAAATCGTGATCGTGGGTCACTCCATGGCGGGGGTAACCGTCCCCGGCGTCGTCGCTAAGCTCGGTCCCTCCCGTGTCCGGGAGATGATTCTGGCAACGGCATTCGTTCCGCCTCAGGGTTCAGCCATCGCGGACACACTCGGCGGCCCGCTGGCGGTCTTCGCTCGGCGCGCCGCCCGTATCGGCAGGCCCATGAAGATTCCAACGCCGGCGGCACGCTGGGCGTTCTGCAACGGCATGACCCCCGCGCAGCGCCGATTGGCTATGTCGAAGCTGCATGCTGAGTCCGCCCGGGTACCCGCGGAGCCGGTGGATCGTAGCGGACTGCCCGCCGATGTGCCGCGCACCTGGATATTGACCACCCGAGACCGCGCCCTGTCGGTGGCGTCGCAGCACGCCAGCATCGCCGCGCTCGGCGGCGTGGAAACCGTCATCCCGGTTGATGCCTGCCACGAGGTGATGTTCAGCCATCCAGAACGATTGGCACAGATACTGATCGAGCGATGCCGGTTACGGGGGTAG